Proteins from one Stenotrophomonas aracearum genomic window:
- a CDS encoding response regulator, with product MPTRDRILIVDDNVATRYAVRRVLEHHGFRVDEAGTGGEGLAQLKAQEFGALVLDVNLPDMSGFDVVRELRADPRLQLLPVVHVSAASIATGDLITGLNAGADAYLIHPVDPDILLATLRSLLRARRAEDALREAEARFAEIFRQVSTPIGVLDARLHVHESNDAFKRLLGDHFGAGDIESLLDHQVGPMSALKVALAEGERWQGTFALPLLGSRRMTEWRVTPYSTPGLGLVLVEDITERHVRELEQRQELESANSELAFQIAKRERTEMELMQAQKMDSLGQLTGGIAHDFNNLLTTIISGLDMIEIAASSGKWDKASRYVDIATASAHRAAGLTQRMLAFARKQPLDPQPFDVIARIRSLEDMLRRSIGENIELELELGGEPLVAVADANQFENVMLNLVINARDALAGQGLIRLRAGRVHIERDHELSAGDYISVKVIDNGSGIPLELRGKVFEPFFTTKPQGEGTGLGLSMTYGFARQSGGSARIASELGEGTEIELLLPEGREAAAEAAATPAQVQRGHAERILLVDDTDSVRMMVREMLVESGYQVVEATNAQQALLELHSDREVQLLLSDVGLPGMNGRELADAARALRPALPVLFITGYTERAAVRDEFLGERMSLLPKPFSVHDLLRTVRAML from the coding sequence ATGCCGACGCGTGACCGCATCCTGATCGTCGACGACAACGTGGCGACCCGCTATGCGGTGCGCCGCGTACTGGAGCACCACGGGTTCCGCGTGGATGAAGCCGGTACCGGTGGCGAGGGCCTGGCGCAGTTGAAGGCGCAGGAATTCGGCGCGCTGGTGCTGGACGTGAACCTGCCGGACATGAGCGGTTTCGACGTGGTGCGTGAGCTGCGCGCGGACCCGCGCCTGCAGCTGCTGCCCGTGGTCCACGTGTCGGCGGCGTCCATCGCCACCGGCGACCTGATCACCGGCCTCAATGCCGGCGCCGACGCCTACCTGATCCATCCGGTGGACCCGGACATCCTGCTCGCCACCCTGCGCAGCCTGCTTCGCGCGCGTCGCGCCGAGGACGCGCTGCGCGAGGCCGAAGCACGTTTCGCCGAGATTTTCCGCCAGGTCAGCACGCCGATCGGCGTGCTTGATGCCCGGCTCCACGTGCACGAATCCAACGATGCGTTCAAACGGCTGCTGGGAGACCACTTTGGCGCCGGCGACATCGAGTCGCTGCTCGATCACCAGGTAGGCCCGATGAGTGCGTTGAAGGTCGCCCTCGCGGAAGGCGAACGCTGGCAGGGCACGTTTGCCCTGCCGTTGCTGGGCAGCCGGCGCATGACCGAGTGGCGGGTCACGCCCTACAGCACGCCCGGCCTGGGCCTGGTGCTGGTCGAAGACATCACCGAGCGGCATGTGCGCGAGCTGGAGCAGCGCCAGGAACTGGAAAGCGCCAACAGCGAACTAGCCTTCCAGATCGCCAAGCGCGAGCGCACCGAAATGGAGCTGATGCAGGCGCAGAAGATGGATTCGCTGGGCCAGCTCACCGGCGGCATCGCGCACGACTTCAACAACCTGCTGACCACGATCATCTCCGGCCTGGACATGATCGAGATCGCCGCCAGCAGTGGCAAATGGGACAAGGCCAGCCGTTACGTCGACATTGCCACTGCCTCGGCGCACCGCGCCGCGGGGCTGACCCAGCGCATGCTGGCGTTTGCGCGCAAGCAGCCGCTGGACCCGCAGCCCTTCGACGTGATCGCCCGGATCCGGTCGCTGGAAGACATGCTGCGCCGTTCGATCGGCGAAAACATCGAACTAGAACTGGAGCTCGGAGGCGAACCGCTGGTGGCGGTGGCCGACGCCAACCAGTTCGAGAATGTCATGCTCAACCTGGTCATCAATGCGCGCGACGCATTGGCCGGGCAGGGGCTGATCCGGCTGCGCGCCGGCCGCGTGCACATCGAACGCGACCACGAGCTTTCCGCGGGCGATTACATCAGCGTCAAGGTGATCGACAACGGCAGTGGCATTCCGCTGGAGCTGCGGGGCAAGGTCTTCGAGCCCTTCTTCACCACCAAGCCGCAGGGCGAGGGTACCGGCCTGGGCCTGTCGATGACCTACGGTTTTGCCCGCCAGTCGGGGGGCAGCGCCCGGATCGCCAGCGAGCTGGGCGAAGGTACCGAGATCGAACTGCTGCTGCCTGAAGGTCGGGAGGCGGCCGCCGAAGCAGCGGCAACGCCGGCCCAGGTCCAACGTGGCCACGCCGAACGCATCCTGCTGGTGGACGACACCGATTCGGTGCGGATGATGGTGCGCGAGATGCTGGTGGAGTCCGGTTACCAGGTGGTCGAGGCCACCAACGCCCAGCAGGCGCTGCTGGAACTGCATTCCGACCGCGAGGTGCAGCTGCTGCTGTCCGATGTCGGGTTGCCCGGCATGAACGGCCGCGAGCTGGCCGACGCCGCACGCGCGCTGCGCCCGGCGCTGCCGGTGCTGTTCATCACCGGCTATACGGAGCGCGCGGCGGTGCGCGACGAGTTCCTGGGCGAGCGCATGTCACTGCTGCCCAAGCCGTTCAGCGTGCACGACCTGCTGCGCACCGTACGGGCCATGCTCTGA
- a CDS encoding sensor histidine kinase, producing MNAPTTEQEVQQLREQADALRAELEETNQGVLALYAELDQQAEQLREVSELKSRFLSYMSHEFRTPLGSILSMTRLLEDGMDGPLTDEQRRQVRFISGSAGELREMVDDLLDLAKIEAGRITISPAWFELMDLFSALRGMFRPLIEGNQVDLVFEDPPALPMLYTDDKKLAQILRNFISNALKFTPNGQVIVSAQRVDTQSVCFSVRDTGIGIPQDLLPTLFEDFVQVDTPLQKRLRGTGLGLSLCKRFAELLGGTVGVSSEVGVGSNFHVTLPIKLAAVEGADADA from the coding sequence TTGAACGCCCCCACGACCGAACAGGAAGTCCAGCAGCTGCGCGAACAGGCCGATGCCCTGCGCGCGGAGCTGGAGGAGACCAACCAGGGCGTGCTGGCCCTGTACGCCGAGCTGGACCAGCAGGCCGAGCAGCTGCGCGAGGTGTCCGAGCTGAAGAGCCGGTTCCTTTCTTACATGAGCCATGAGTTCCGCACCCCGCTGGGCTCGATCCTGAGCATGACCCGCCTGCTGGAAGACGGCATGGACGGCCCGCTGACGGACGAGCAGCGCCGCCAGGTGCGCTTCATCAGCGGTTCGGCCGGCGAGCTGCGCGAGATGGTCGACGACCTGCTGGACCTGGCCAAGATCGAGGCCGGGCGCATCACCATTTCGCCGGCCTGGTTCGAACTGATGGACCTGTTCTCTGCGCTGCGCGGCATGTTCCGTCCGCTGATCGAGGGCAACCAGGTCGATCTGGTGTTCGAAGATCCGCCCGCATTGCCGATGCTCTACACCGACGACAAGAAGCTGGCGCAGATCCTGCGCAACTTCATTTCCAATGCGCTCAAGTTCACGCCGAACGGGCAGGTGATCGTCTCGGCGCAGCGGGTGGACACGCAATCGGTGTGTTTCAGCGTGCGTGATACCGGCATCGGCATCCCGCAGGACCTTCTACCGACGCTGTTCGAAGATTTCGTCCAGGTGGATACACCGCTGCAGAAGCGCCTGCGCGGCACCGGCCTGGGCCTGTCGCTGTGCAAGCGCTTCGCCGAACTGCTGGGCGGCACGGTGGGCGTGAGCAGCGAAGTGGGCGTGGGATCGAACTTCCATGTGACCCTGCCGATCAAGCTTGCCGCGGTGGAGGGCGCCGATGCCGACGCGTGA
- a CDS encoding ATP-binding protein: protein MDLNFSGRVTEVVVVEEVSQVGQARRAAQSLADAIGFDEVDAGRVALAATELATNLIKHARGGRMYLSVVCGRGGDGVELHTLDAGPGFSLAQSLPDGYSTGGTQGQGLGAIQRQATVLDAWSDDKGSVILARIYASRAARDVDVPYGALRLAMRHELACGDAWHLRADGQSVALTLIDGLGHGLSASDAAQAGVAAVARRGDASPPDVIAAMHAGMSGTRGGAAAVARVDVANGAVQFAGIGNIAAALHEPTSTRGMASHPGIVGVQFRKAQPFHFHAPAGTLLLMHSDGLQARWNLRDYPGLLHRHPALIVAVLQRDFDRGRDDTGIVALRLGDLH, encoded by the coding sequence ATGGATCTGAACTTCTCCGGTCGGGTCACCGAGGTCGTGGTGGTGGAAGAAGTCTCGCAGGTGGGCCAGGCACGCCGCGCGGCACAGTCGCTGGCCGATGCGATCGGCTTTGACGAGGTCGATGCCGGGCGCGTCGCGCTGGCCGCCACCGAGCTGGCCACCAACCTGATCAAGCACGCACGCGGCGGGCGGATGTACCTGTCCGTCGTGTGCGGTCGCGGCGGTGACGGTGTGGAGCTGCATACGCTCGATGCCGGCCCCGGCTTTTCCCTCGCCCAGTCGTTGCCGGATGGCTATTCCACCGGCGGTACCCAAGGCCAGGGACTGGGCGCGATCCAGCGCCAAGCCACCGTGCTGGATGCCTGGTCGGACGACAAGGGCAGCGTGATCCTGGCCCGCATCTACGCCAGCCGCGCCGCGCGTGACGTGGACGTGCCGTATGGCGCGCTGCGGCTGGCGATGCGGCACGAACTGGCCTGCGGCGATGCCTGGCACCTGCGCGCGGATGGACAGTCGGTCGCGTTGACCCTGATCGACGGACTGGGCCATGGCCTGTCCGCCTCCGATGCGGCCCAGGCCGGTGTTGCTGCCGTAGCCAGGCGCGGTGACGCCTCGCCCCCCGATGTGATTGCGGCCATGCACGCCGGCATGTCCGGCACCCGCGGGGGGGCTGCGGCGGTGGCCCGCGTGGACGTGGCCAATGGCGCCGTCCAGTTCGCCGGTATCGGCAACATTGCCGCCGCCCTGCATGAACCCACCAGCACCCGGGGCATGGCCTCCCACCCCGGGATCGTGGGGGTCCAGTTCCGCAAGGCACAACCATTCCATTTTCACGCGCCCGCAGGCACGCTGCTGCTCATGCACAGTGACGGACTGCAGGCCCGCTGGAACCTGCGCGACTACCCTGGATTGCTGCACCGCCACCCGGCCCTGATCGTGGCGGTCCTGCAGCGCGACTTTGATCGTGGTCGGGACGACACCGGCATCGTTGCCCTGCGGCTTGGAGACCTGCATTGA
- a CDS encoding anti-sigma regulatory factor produces the protein MSAPSGSLPICVEQDVVLARQAVRQLAVANRMSLINQTKLVTAASELARNAVIYGGGGSMEWFVVESGVRRGLKLVFSDNGPGIPDVAQALTDGWSSGSGMGLGLSGSRRLVDEFDLDSAPGKGTRITIIKWI, from the coding sequence ATGAGCGCGCCGAGTGGATCGTTGCCGATCTGCGTCGAACAGGACGTGGTACTGGCCCGCCAGGCGGTTCGCCAATTGGCCGTGGCCAACAGGATGAGCCTGATCAACCAGACCAAGCTGGTCACCGCCGCAAGCGAGCTGGCACGCAATGCCGTCATCTACGGTGGTGGCGGCAGCATGGAATGGTTCGTGGTGGAGAGCGGCGTTCGTCGCGGGCTGAAGCTGGTGTTCTCCGACAACGGTCCCGGCATCCCCGACGTGGCCCAGGCGCTCACCGACGGCTGGTCCTCTGGCAGCGGCATGGGTCTGGGTCTGTCCGGCTCGCGCAGGCTGGTGGACGAGTTCGACCTGGACAGCGCTCCGGGGAAGGGCACCCGCATTACCATCATCAAATGGATCTGA
- a CDS encoding STAS domain-containing protein, producing MDRIPILQMGDLLLVTIQVDMHDQLALTLQDDLSDRIQRTSARGVLIDISALDIVDSFIGRMISTISSLARIMDATTVVVGMQPAVAITLVELGLTLAGVRTALNVERGMALLQRTDEDAS from the coding sequence ATGGACCGCATTCCTATCCTGCAGATGGGCGACCTGTTGCTGGTCACCATCCAGGTCGACATGCATGACCAGCTGGCGCTGACCCTGCAGGACGATCTGAGCGATCGCATCCAGCGGACCTCCGCGCGTGGCGTGCTGATTGATATTTCTGCCTTGGATATCGTCGACTCCTTCATCGGTCGCATGATTTCCACCATCTCCTCGCTGGCCCGGATCATGGATGCCACCACCGTGGTGGTAGGCATGCAGCCGGCGGTGGCGATCACCCTGGTGGAGCTCGGCCTGACACTTGCCGGCGTGCGCACCGCACTCAATGTCGAGCGTGGCATGGCGCTGTTGCAGCGCACCGACGAAGACGCCTCATGA
- a CDS encoding STAS domain-containing protein produces the protein MAALQQRTIDLLRGHQDAVLAQWAGQLAAQGQDGRIGARELENQTREFWRLFQAALSTAGAGGVGGNEWQEIRQFLEQLSRDRVLKGFSSSETASFLFSLKRPLFELIQNTFTDDAKTLGEQLWVISELIDDLGLHSVKAFQKTREEVIQRQQEEMLELSTPVVKLWEGVLALPMIGTLDSQRTQVVMESLLQRIVETGSEIAIIDITGVPTVDTLVAQHLLKTVTAIRLMGADAIISGVRPQIAQTIVHLGLDLQGIVTKANLADALALALKRTGQVVTKAAY, from the coding sequence ATGGCGGCATTGCAGCAGCGCACCATCGACCTTCTTCGCGGACACCAGGACGCGGTCCTGGCACAGTGGGCCGGGCAGCTGGCCGCCCAGGGCCAGGATGGCCGGATCGGCGCCCGCGAGCTGGAGAACCAGACCCGCGAATTCTGGCGCCTGTTCCAGGCCGCGTTGTCCACGGCCGGTGCCGGCGGGGTGGGCGGCAACGAATGGCAGGAGATCCGCCAGTTCCTCGAACAGCTCTCGCGCGATCGCGTATTGAAGGGGTTCAGTTCCTCGGAAACGGCCAGCTTCCTGTTCTCGCTCAAGCGCCCGCTGTTCGAGTTGATCCAGAACACCTTCACCGACGACGCAAAGACGCTGGGCGAGCAGCTGTGGGTGATCTCGGAGCTGATCGACGACCTGGGCCTGCACAGCGTCAAGGCGTTCCAGAAGACCCGTGAGGAAGTGATCCAGCGGCAGCAGGAAGAAATGCTGGAACTGTCGACCCCGGTGGTCAAGCTGTGGGAAGGTGTCCTCGCGCTGCCGATGATCGGCACGCTCGATTCCCAGCGCACTCAGGTGGTCATGGAGTCGCTGCTGCAGCGGATCGTCGAGACCGGCTCGGAGATCGCCATCATCGACATCACCGGCGTGCCCACCGTGGACACCCTGGTCGCCCAGCATCTGCTCAAGACGGTTACCGCCATCCGCCTGATGGGCGCCGACGCGATCATCAGCGGCGTACGTCCGCAGATCGCACAGACCATCGTGCACCTGGGCCTGGACCTGCAGGGCATCGTGACCAAGGCCAACCTGGCCGACGCGCTGGCGCTGGCGCTCAAGCGCACCGGCCAGGTGGTGACCAAGGCTGCCTACTGA
- a CDS encoding PQ-loop repeat-containing protein, protein MEQPADLLGWAATVVLIATLARQIYKQHREASAEGVSTWLFVGQMTASILFIIYSALLGSTVFVVTNSLILLTAIVGQILAVRRRREQSNGSDPP, encoded by the coding sequence ATGGAACAGCCTGCCGACCTGCTGGGCTGGGCCGCGACCGTGGTGCTGATCGCCACCCTGGCAAGGCAGATCTACAAGCAACACCGTGAGGCGTCGGCAGAAGGCGTGTCGACCTGGCTGTTTGTCGGGCAGATGACGGCCTCCATCCTCTTCATCATCTACAGCGCCTTGCTGGGCTCCACCGTATTCGTAGTGACCAACAGCCTGATCCTGCTCACTGCCATCGTTGGCCAGATACTTGCGGTGCGCAGGCGTCGCGAACAGTCGAACGGCTCGGACCCGCCCTGA
- a CDS encoding glycosyltransferase: MIGVIVPAHDEAQSIGRCLAAIATATADPQLHGEEVLVVVALDACSDGTGAICAAHGAATVAVDARCVGSARAAAATFALARGARWIASTDADSVVPPDWLSRQVSCGADAFCGVVGVGDWLDYPDRVRRAFAEREVARDGHRHIHGANLGVSAPAYVAAGGFAQLHTGEDVALVDAIARSGARIAWLARPAVATSARRTARAEHGFSSFLRALEREVVGAGAGLLPSRMVPE, from the coding sequence ATGATCGGCGTGATCGTGCCGGCACACGATGAAGCGCAGTCCATCGGCCGCTGCCTTGCAGCCATTGCCACTGCGACTGCCGACCCCCAGCTGCACGGCGAGGAGGTCCTGGTCGTGGTGGCGCTGGATGCCTGCAGCGACGGGACGGGGGCGATCTGTGCGGCACACGGCGCGGCCACCGTAGCGGTCGATGCACGCTGCGTGGGCAGCGCGCGTGCGGCGGCGGCCACGTTCGCGCTGGCCCGCGGTGCGCGCTGGATCGCCAGCACCGACGCCGATAGCGTGGTGCCACCGGACTGGCTGTCGCGTCAGGTCAGCTGCGGTGCGGACGCGTTCTGCGGCGTGGTGGGGGTCGGGGACTGGCTGGACTATCCGGACCGGGTGCGCCGTGCATTCGCCGAACGGGAAGTGGCGCGGGACGGGCACCGGCATATCCACGGTGCCAACCTCGGCGTGAGTGCGCCGGCCTATGTGGCGGCGGGTGGTTTCGCGCAACTGCATACCGGCGAGGACGTGGCCCTGGTGGATGCCATCGCCCGCAGCGGCGCCCGCATCGCCTGGCTCGCCCGACCCGCAGTGGCTACCAGTGCGCGGCGGACCGCCCGTGCCGAGCACGGTTTCAGCAGTTTCCTGCGCGCGCTGGAACGTGAGGTGGTCGGCGCGGGGGCGGGCCTGCTGCCGTCGCGCATGGTGCCCGAGTGA
- a CDS encoding class I SAM-dependent methyltransferase, translating to MSVAEYFEQIYREPDPFQYRNRWYEARKRALTLACLTRQRYHSGWELGCSNGVLTAELAGRCDALLATDLNAAALADAAATTYDRPNVRLAQARHPDQWPDGRFDLIVVSEVGYYLPPQEVVEMAAKLRASLTDDGLLLACHWLHPFDAALSSALQVHRAFARGLEEVFCYQDADMVLQGWGTGLASVAQQEGLR from the coding sequence ATGAGCGTCGCCGAATACTTCGAGCAGATCTACCGGGAGCCGGACCCGTTCCAGTACCGCAACAGGTGGTACGAGGCGCGCAAGCGGGCGCTGACCCTGGCCTGCCTGACCCGGCAGCGCTACCACAGCGGCTGGGAGCTCGGCTGTTCCAACGGAGTGCTCACGGCTGAGCTGGCAGGCCGCTGCGACGCACTGCTCGCCACCGACCTCAACGCGGCTGCCTTGGCGGACGCTGCGGCGACCACGTATGACCGGCCGAACGTGCGCCTGGCGCAGGCCCGTCATCCCGATCAATGGCCGGACGGCCGCTTCGACCTGATCGTGGTGAGCGAGGTGGGCTATTACCTGCCGCCGCAGGAAGTCGTCGAGATGGCGGCGAAGTTGCGGGCCAGTCTGACCGATGACGGGCTGCTGCTCGCCTGCCACTGGCTGCATCCCTTCGACGCGGCCCTGAGTTCGGCGCTGCAGGTGCACCGCGCCTTCGCGCGCGGGCTGGAAGAAGTGTTCTGCTACCAGGATGCCGACATGGTGCTGCAGGGCTGGGGCACCGGGCTCGCCAGCGTGGCGCAACAGGAAGGCCTGCGATGA
- a CDS encoding PIG-L deacetylase family protein: protein MDAVTVRIEGRGTPESAWQTCAWLEALPSVRADTVLLGARRLIVVSPHPDDEVLACGGLMQAALAEGCNVQVVSVTDGEACYPDHPRWSHSRLRDARRRELASAMQALGMDATHVSALGIPDGAVARHEPDLAAHLAGRLLPGDVVVAPWVQDAHPDHEAVGRAAAAAALSCGARVLQYPVWAWHWLDPSAESGPWPSAQRVALCADAQARKQRAISAFATQTGAVGDLECEPILPEYVLARFHRPYEVLIG from the coding sequence GTGGACGCTGTAACGGTGCGTATCGAGGGCCGGGGCACGCCCGAGTCCGCGTGGCAGACCTGCGCGTGGCTGGAGGCGCTGCCATCGGTGCGGGCCGACACCGTACTGCTCGGCGCGCGTCGCCTGATCGTGGTCTCCCCGCATCCGGATGACGAAGTGCTGGCCTGCGGTGGCCTGATGCAGGCGGCGCTGGCCGAAGGCTGCAACGTGCAGGTGGTGTCGGTTACCGACGGCGAAGCCTGCTATCCCGATCACCCACGCTGGTCGCACTCCCGGCTTCGCGATGCCCGCAGGCGCGAGCTGGCCAGCGCGATGCAGGCACTGGGCATGGACGCGACGCATGTCAGTGCGCTCGGCATTCCCGATGGCGCGGTTGCACGGCATGAACCCGACCTCGCCGCGCACCTGGCCGGACGCCTGCTGCCGGGCGACGTGGTGGTCGCGCCATGGGTCCAGGACGCGCACCCGGATCACGAGGCCGTGGGGCGGGCGGCGGCAGCAGCGGCGCTCAGCTGCGGCGCACGCGTGCTGCAGTACCCGGTCTGGGCCTGGCATTGGCTGGACCCGTCGGCGGAATCAGGGCCGTGGCCGAGCGCGCAGCGCGTTGCCCTGTGCGCCGACGCGCAGGCGCGCAAGCAACGGGCGATATCGGCCTTTGCCACGCAGACCGGCGCCGTGGGCGACCTGGAGTGCGAGCCGATCCTGCCCGAATACGTTCTGGCGCGGTTCCACCGCCCTTATGAGGTACTGATCGGATGA
- a CDS encoding acyl-CoA dehydrogenase family protein — MDRLSDHAAPALEAAAREVLNRQPSLPLPGRGHTLERWRLLAALAARDLCIAKVLEAHFDAQAILADLHATLLGEGTLAAVWAAEGPQATLRFDDETGTVSGSKPWCSGAGLVDVALVTARHGEGSRLVCIRTDAPGVLLQPQTWHATGMGGIPSGTVQFDQVHAEPVGAPGAYLARPGFWHGGAGIAACWYGAAVALASPLQRSPRVDGDAQAAALLGEVDMALQSSAALLRELAAWIDAMPARSHQTDVIRVRSVVERTCTRVLDAVGRALGPAPMCLDPEHAQRWSDLTVFIRQSHADRDWAELGRAVQRQEDPWTL, encoded by the coding sequence ATGGACAGGCTCTCCGACCACGCTGCCCCCGCACTTGAAGCCGCCGCGCGGGAGGTATTGAACCGGCAGCCCTCGCTGCCACTGCCCGGTCGGGGCCACACACTGGAGCGCTGGCGCCTGCTGGCCGCATTGGCCGCGCGCGACCTGTGCATCGCCAAAGTGCTGGAAGCGCACTTCGACGCGCAGGCGATCCTGGCGGACCTGCATGCCACCTTGCTGGGTGAGGGCACCCTGGCGGCGGTCTGGGCTGCCGAGGGGCCGCAGGCCACGCTTCGTTTCGACGATGAAACCGGGACGGTCAGCGGCAGCAAGCCCTGGTGTTCGGGGGCGGGGCTGGTGGACGTGGCACTGGTGACGGCGCGCCATGGCGAGGGCTCGCGGCTGGTGTGCATCCGGACCGATGCGCCGGGTGTGCTGCTGCAGCCGCAGACCTGGCATGCCACCGGCATGGGCGGGATTCCCAGCGGCACCGTGCAGTTCGACCAGGTGCATGCCGAACCGGTCGGTGCGCCGGGCGCGTACCTGGCGCGGCCGGGCTTCTGGCACGGCGGCGCCGGGATTGCCGCGTGCTGGTACGGGGCTGCTGTGGCACTGGCGTCGCCACTCCAGCGCTCGCCGCGGGTGGATGGCGACGCCCAGGCAGCCGCGCTGCTCGGCGAGGTCGACATGGCCCTGCAGTCCTCCGCCGCGTTGCTGCGTGAGCTTGCCGCGTGGATCGATGCGATGCCTGCGCGGTCCCACCAGACCGACGTGATCCGCGTGCGCAGCGTGGTCGAGCGCACCTGCACGCGGGTACTGGACGCGGTGGGTCGCGCGCTGGGGCCGGCGCCGATGTGCCTGGATCCGGAGCATGCCCAGCGCTGGTCCGACCTCACGGTGTTCATCCGACAGAGCCATGCGGATCGGGACTGGGCGGAACTGGGCAGGGCGGTCCAGCGCCAGGAGGATCCGTGGACGCTGTAA